One Candidatus Devosia phytovorans genomic window carries:
- a CDS encoding AAA family ATPase, with protein MPVWSPQQDAALKAVSAWLKDKSGPQVFRLFGWAGTGKSTLAVHLAQDIRSVKYAAFTGKAALVMRKRGCKGAQTIHSLIYTLVSENDGEPRFVLDDESPAADADLIVIDEVSMVDEQLGKDLLSFGVKVLVLGDPFQLPPVQGAGFFTTEEPDIMLTEIHRQAADNPIIHLSMQVREGGFLERGSYGESIVVGRDNVDRNAVLEADQVLVGRNKTRLQYNDRLRELKGLPFHEPVLGDRMVCLRNNPRKKLLNGQIWIVTEATRRTNGKWSLLLGADEGKGEAKVLTHKAFFSGEEDAMSWQERRQFDEFTFGYCLTVHKAQGSQWDNVYLFDESFVFREERARWLYTGITRAAEKITVVS; from the coding sequence ATGCCGGTCTGGTCGCCCCAACAGGATGCCGCGCTCAAGGCCGTGTCGGCCTGGCTCAAGGACAAGTCCGGGCCGCAGGTGTTCCGCCTGTTCGGCTGGGCCGGCACGGGCAAGTCGACCCTGGCGGTCCATCTGGCGCAGGACATAAGATCGGTCAAATATGCCGCCTTTACCGGCAAGGCGGCGCTGGTCATGCGCAAGCGCGGCTGCAAGGGCGCCCAGACCATCCATAGCCTGATCTACACTTTGGTCAGCGAGAATGACGGCGAGCCGCGCTTCGTGCTGGATGACGAAAGCCCCGCCGCCGATGCCGATCTTATCGTCATCGACGAAGTCTCTATGGTGGACGAACAGCTCGGCAAGGACCTGCTGAGCTTTGGCGTCAAGGTTCTGGTGCTGGGCGACCCGTTCCAGCTGCCGCCGGTGCAGGGGGCGGGCTTTTTCACCACCGAAGAGCCCGACATCATGCTGACCGAGATCCATCGCCAGGCGGCGGACAATCCGATCATCCACCTTTCCATGCAGGTGCGCGAAGGCGGCTTCCTCGAGCGCGGCAGCTATGGCGAGTCGATCGTCGTCGGCCGCGACAATGTCGATCGCAATGCGGTGCTCGAGGCCGACCAGGTGCTGGTGGGCCGCAACAAGACGCGGCTGCAGTATAATGACCGGCTCCGCGAGCTGAAGGGCCTGCCGTTCCACGAGCCGGTGCTGGGTGACCGCATGGTCTGTCTGAGGAACAATCCGCGCAAGAAGCTGCTCAACGGGCAGATCTGGATCGTCACCGAGGCGACGCGGCGCACCAATGGCAAGTGGAGTCTTCTGCTTGGCGCCGACGAGGGCAAGGGCGAGGCGAAAGTGCTGACGCACAAGGCGTTCTTTTCGGGCGAAGAGGATGCGATGAGCTGGCAGGAGCGCCGGCAATTCGACGAGTTCACCTTTGGATATTGTTTGACCGTCCACAAGGCGCAGGGCAGCCAGTGGGACAATGTCTATCTTTTCGACGAGAGCTTTGTGTTCCGCGAGGAGCGGGCGCGCTGGCTTTACACCGGGATCACGCGGGCGGCGGAAAAGATCACGGTCGTGTCGTGA
- a CDS encoding transglutaminase family protein has translation MTLLQVRHETVYRYGRAVQFGEHRMLLRPRDSMEQTLESFGLSIRPRPSSLRWIHDVFGNGIAIAGFDQPAEELRIVATMVLDHTPELTPAFEIEARAKTYPFDYGDVDAVDLAPTLRRQFPEESEVDEWAKRFLDPRGVTQTGHLLATMTLGIKESFRYLRRYDPGTQRPSVTLSTRAGTCRDFALLMIEAARSLGLAARFVTGYLYSPARDGNHKGGGATHAWAQVYLPGAGWVEFDPTNGIIGTRDLIRVGVAREPRQAIPISGTFVGRKEDYIGMEVEVVVERVVSPQDGMA, from the coding sequence GTGACCCTGCTCCAGGTGCGGCACGAGACGGTCTATCGCTATGGGCGCGCCGTGCAGTTTGGCGAACACCGCATGCTGCTGCGGCCGCGCGACAGCATGGAACAGACGCTGGAAAGCTTTGGCCTGTCGATCAGGCCGCGGCCGTCGAGCCTGCGCTGGATCCATGACGTGTTCGGCAATGGCATTGCGATTGCCGGGTTCGACCAGCCGGCCGAGGAATTGCGCATCGTGGCGACCATGGTGCTGGACCATACGCCAGAGCTGACGCCGGCCTTCGAGATCGAGGCGCGGGCCAAGACCTATCCCTTCGACTATGGCGATGTGGATGCGGTGGATCTGGCGCCGACGCTGCGGCGGCAGTTTCCCGAGGAGAGTGAGGTGGATGAGTGGGCGAAGCGCTTTCTCGATCCGCGCGGGGTGACGCAGACCGGGCATCTGCTGGCGACGATGACGCTGGGGATCAAGGAGAGCTTCCGCTATCTCCGGCGCTATGACCCGGGCACACAGCGCCCGTCGGTGACGCTGTCGACACGGGCGGGCACCTGCCGCGACTTCGCATTGCTGATGATCGAGGCAGCGCGTTCGCTGGGTCTCGCGGCGCGGTTCGTGACTGGTTATCTTTATTCGCCGGCGCGGGACGGCAATCACAAGGGCGGTGGTGCGACCCATGCTTGGGCGCAGGTCTATCTGCCGGGCGCGGGCTGGGTGGAGTTTGATCCGACCAATGGCATCATTGGCACGCGGGACCTGATCCGCGTTGGCGTCGCGCGTGAACCGCGGCAGGCGATCCCGATTTCGGGGACGTTCGTCGGTCGGAAAGAAGACTATATCGGCATGGAGGTCGAGGTGGTGGTCGAGCGGGTGGTCAGCCCGCAGGACGGAATGGCCTAG
- a CDS encoding transglutaminase family protein, with protein sequence MRFSVGCEIGYDVADQATLIFNIEAMRGGRQRIVSERLTITPDLPADEKTSEESGNRYLRLTVPKGVVQLRYEAQVELDPLHQAPAVIGEVPVATLPLDTLPFLNPSRYCPSDQLARFATRQFGNIEPGFGRVVEICNWINGEVDYLFGTSDTTTTAADTFSLRAGVCRDFAHLGITFCRALGIPARFVSCYAWQLEPQDFHAVFEAYLGDRWYLFDPTRMAALDGMVRIGIGRDAADTAFATIYGQVSSAPIRVWSEAINGDKAEEWTTDAVSVARD encoded by the coding sequence ATGCGATTTTCGGTTGGATGCGAGATCGGCTATGACGTCGCCGATCAAGCCACGCTGATTTTCAACATCGAAGCCATGCGCGGCGGCCGTCAGCGCATCGTCAGCGAGCGATTGACCATCACCCCTGACCTGCCGGCCGACGAGAAAACCTCGGAGGAAAGCGGCAATCGCTATCTCCGGCTGACCGTGCCCAAGGGCGTCGTGCAATTGCGCTACGAGGCGCAGGTCGAGCTCGATCCGCTGCACCAGGCGCCTGCGGTGATCGGTGAAGTCCCCGTGGCCACGCTGCCGCTCGACACGCTTCCCTTCCTAAACCCCTCTCGCTATTGCCCTTCCGACCAATTGGCCCGCTTTGCCACCCGCCAGTTCGGCAATATCGAACCCGGCTTCGGTCGCGTCGTCGAAATCTGCAACTGGATCAACGGCGAGGTCGATTACCTCTTCGGCACCAGCGACACCACGACCACCGCCGCCGACACCTTCTCGCTACGCGCCGGTGTCTGCCGCGACTTCGCCCATCTCGGCATCACCTTCTGCCGTGCGCTGGGCATCCCGGCACGCTTTGTCTCCTGCTACGCCTGGCAGCTTGAGCCGCAGGACTTTCATGCGGTCTTTGAAGCCTATCTCGGCGATCGCTGGTATCTCTTCGACCCCACCCGCATGGCCGCTCTCGACGGCATGGTCCGCATCGGCATCGGTCGCGACGCCGCCGACACCGCTTTCGCCACCATCTACGGCCAGGTTTCCTCTGCGCCCATAAGGGTCTGGAGCGAAGCCATCAACGGCGACAAGGCCGAGGAGTGGACCACCGATGCCGTCAGCGTCGCGCGCGACTAG
- a CDS encoding Rrf2 family transcriptional regulator: protein MISQKAKYALRALVSLARSGREQSMMIGEISRQQSIPKKFLEQILLELKRAGFVDSRRGRAGGYVLLKAPEEIMYGEVLRLIDGPIAPLPCLSKIAYRKCEDCRDEESCEIRHVFERVTLATRAVLDRTSLADSLRLEDLPV, encoded by the coding sequence ATGATTTCGCAAAAAGCCAAATATGCGCTGCGTGCGCTGGTCTCGCTGGCCCGCAGCGGGCGGGAACAGTCGATGATGATCGGCGAAATTTCCCGGCAGCAGTCGATCCCCAAGAAGTTCCTCGAACAGATTCTGCTCGAGCTCAAGCGCGCGGGGTTTGTCGACAGCCGTCGCGGCCGGGCGGGTGGCTATGTGCTGCTCAAGGCGCCCGAGGAGATCATGTATGGCGAGGTGCTGCGGCTGATCGACGGACCGATCGCGCCGCTGCCGTGTCTCTCCAAGATTGCCTATCGCAAATGCGAGGATTGCCGGGACGAGGAATCCTGCGAGATCCGGCATGTGTTCGAACGGGTGACGCTGGCGACAAGGGCGGTGCTGGACCGGACGAGCCTCGCGGATTCGCTCAGGCTGGAAGATTTGCCGGTGTGA
- the purU gene encoding formyltetrahydrofolate deformylase, with protein sequence MSPANFVLTLSCADRPGIVAAITTELAALNANIAESNQFWDQETGTFFMRLAFTAPEGIGRDAIERALKSPIERFSMKTTLADQSRKRRVVIMVSKFDHTLLHLLYQIRVGWLDAEVAAVISNHPDAKKIAEDAGIPFHLLPVTKDTKAQQEEQVLALVKSTGADLVVLARYMQVLSDNLSTRLFGQVINIHHSFLPSFKGAKPYHQAHERGVKIIGATAHYVTPDLDEGPIIEQETARVTHAMSPDDLVAAGRDIESRVLARAVKLHLESRVMLNGKKTVVFG encoded by the coding sequence ATGTCCCCGGCCAATTTCGTCCTGACCCTTTCCTGCGCCGACCGGCCGGGCATTGTTGCCGCCATCACCACCGAACTGGCCGCGCTCAACGCCAATATTGCCGAGAGCAACCAGTTCTGGGACCAGGAAACCGGCACCTTCTTCATGCGCCTGGCCTTCACGGCGCCGGAGGGCATTGGTCGCGACGCCATCGAGCGCGCGCTGAAGTCACCCATCGAACGCTTTTCCATGAAAACCACGCTGGCCGACCAGAGCCGCAAGCGCCGTGTGGTGATCATGGTTTCCAAGTTCGACCACACGCTGCTGCATCTGCTCTATCAGATCCGCGTTGGCTGGCTCGATGCCGAAGTCGCTGCCGTGATCTCCAATCACCCCGACGCCAAAAAGATCGCCGAAGACGCCGGCATTCCATTCCATCTGCTGCCGGTAACGAAAGATACCAAGGCGCAACAGGAAGAGCAGGTTCTGGCCCTGGTCAAATCGACCGGCGCCGATTTGGTCGTTCTGGCCCGCTACATGCAGGTGCTGAGTGACAATCTGTCGACCCGCCTTTTCGGCCAGGTCATCAACATCCATCACTCCTTCCTGCCCAGCTTCAAGGGCGCCAAGCCCTATCACCAGGCCCATGAGCGCGGCGTCAAGATCATCGGTGCGACGGCGCATTACGTGACGCCCGACCTCGACGAAGGCCCGATCATCGAGCAGGAAACCGCCCGCGTCACCCACGCCATGAGCCCCGACGACCTCGTCGCGGCCGGCCGCGACATCGAAAGCCGCGTTCTGGCGCGGGCCGTCAAGCTCCACCTCGAAAGCCGGGTGATGCTGAATGGCAAGAAGACGGTGGTGTTTGGGTAA
- a CDS encoding type II toxin-antitoxin system RelE/ParE family toxin: MRRRVVWSLDALDDIDEHNRYIALESAAAANRSIDRLERAATLLGEVAIGRPGRVAGTFEKSVAGTPYVLCYALHEATGALVVLRVIHSARDWPKDSWPD, encoded by the coding sequence GTGAGGCGGCGTGTCGTCTGGTCGCTCGATGCGCTGGACGACATCGACGAACACAACCGCTATATTGCCCTGGAAAGTGCTGCGGCGGCCAATCGCTCGATCGACCGGCTGGAACGAGCAGCAACCTTGCTTGGTGAGGTGGCAATTGGCAGGCCGGGGCGTGTTGCCGGTACCTTCGAAAAATCCGTGGCCGGCACACCTTACGTCCTTTGCTATGCCTTGCACGAAGCCACTGGGGCCCTCGTGGTTCTACGCGTCATACACTCCGCTCGGGATTGGCCAAAAGACAGCTGGCCCGATTGA
- a CDS encoding CopG family transcriptional regulator: MPSSTSLTIDLPADVREKLDQVSVETRRSVASLATEALSAYAEHELAVIDGIKRGLADLEADRVVPHDEAMARLRSTIATTQERQARKK, translated from the coding sequence ATGCCCTCCAGCACATCTCTGACTATCGATCTGCCTGCAGACGTTCGAGAAAAGCTGGACCAGGTCTCCGTCGAAACACGACGCAGCGTGGCATCGCTGGCGACTGAGGCCCTTTCAGCCTATGCGGAACACGAACTGGCTGTCATCGACGGCATCAAGCGAGGACTGGCAGACCTGGAGGCGGACCGGGTGGTCCCGCATGACGAGGCCATGGCGCGCCTACGCTCTACGATCGCAACCACGCAAGAACGCCAGGCTCGAAAGAAGTGA
- a CDS encoding ABC transporter permease subunit, producing MRRGWFLPITAALGFGFLYAPIISMVVFSFNENRLVTVWSGFSTKWYGELFNDPQMLGAAWLSLQIAAISATIALVLGTLAAVALVRFRSFRGRTLFSGMVSAPMVMPDVITGLSLLLLFVAMEGMLGWPAGRGMLTIVIAHSTFAMAYICVVVQSRLSDFDRSVEEAAMDLGASPLRTFFDITLPIIAPALVSGWLLGFTLSLDDLVIASFVSGPGSSTLPMVIFSKVRLGVSPDVNALATIIIGIVATGVLIATIIQLRSMPKRRKAGR from the coding sequence ATGCGGCGTGGCTGGTTCCTCCCCATTACGGCAGCTCTGGGCTTTGGCTTCCTCTATGCCCCGATCATTTCCATGGTGGTCTTCTCCTTCAACGAGAACCGCCTGGTCACCGTCTGGTCGGGCTTTTCGACCAAATGGTATGGCGAACTGTTCAACGATCCGCAGATGCTGGGCGCCGCCTGGCTGAGCCTGCAGATCGCCGCCATCAGCGCCACCATTGCCTTGGTGCTCGGCACGCTCGCTGCCGTTGCCCTCGTCCGCTTCCGCAGCTTCCGCGGCCGCACGCTCTTTTCCGGCATGGTCTCGGCCCCCATGGTCATGCCCGACGTCATCACCGGCCTCTCGCTCCTGCTGCTTTTCGTCGCCATGGAGGGCATGCTGGGCTGGCCCGCCGGCCGCGGCATGCTGACCATCGTCATCGCCCATTCGACCTTCGCCATGGCCTATATCTGCGTCGTGGTGCAGTCCCGTCTGAGCGATTTCGACCGCAGCGTCGAAGAAGCCGCAATGGACCTGGGGGCCTCGCCCCTGCGCACCTTCTTCGACATTACCCTCCCCATCATCGCCCCGGCGCTGGTCTCGGGCTGGCTGCTGGGTTTCACCCTCTCGCTCGACGATCTGGTCATCGCCAGCTTCGTCTCGGGCCCGGGCTCCTCCACCCTGCCCATGGTGATTTTCTCGAAAGTCCGCCTCGGCGTCTCACCCGACGTCAATGCACTCGCCACCATCATCATCGGCATCGTCGCCACTGGTGTCCTGATCGCGACCATCATCCAGCTACGCTCCATGCCCAAGCGCCGCAAGGCCGGGCGCTAG
- a CDS encoding ABC transporter permease subunit, which translates to MTTLHDPSFPPPRRLKPWKAVERGLAKVGISGKALVLIAPVAWLMIFFVIPLAVVFGISLATKQFGRPPYSPLLTTEEGTVQLTLHLNNYIRLFSDNLYVAAYLSSLRIAAIATVFTLLIGYPMAYAIARAPDPWRNVLLMLVVLPFFTSFLLRIYALTGFMRGNGLINQFLGLFGIEPLVMMQTDFAVYVGLIYSYLPFMILPLYTTLVKLDASLIEASADLGSRPWQTFLSVTLPLSFPGILAGSLLVFIPAVGEFVIPALLGGPETLMIGRVLWDEFFSAANWPRAAAVAVAMLAVVVVPIMLLQKAQNAVVEK; encoded by the coding sequence ATGACGACGCTTCACGATCCCTCCTTCCCGCCCCCGCGGCGACTGAAGCCCTGGAAGGCCGTCGAACGCGGCCTCGCCAAGGTCGGCATTTCCGGCAAGGCGCTGGTGCTGATCGCACCTGTCGCCTGGCTGATGATCTTCTTCGTCATTCCGCTGGCCGTGGTTTTTGGCATTTCGCTGGCCACCAAGCAGTTTGGTCGCCCGCCCTATTCGCCCCTCCTCACCACCGAGGAAGGCACGGTGCAGCTGACCCTGCATCTCAACAATTACATCCGCCTGTTCAGCGACAATCTCTATGTCGCCGCCTATCTGAGCTCGCTGCGCATCGCCGCCATCGCCACGGTCTTTACCCTGCTGATCGGCTATCCGATGGCCTACGCCATCGCCCGCGCCCCCGATCCCTGGCGCAATGTTCTGCTGATGCTGGTGGTCCTACCCTTCTTCACCTCCTTCCTTTTGCGCATCTATGCGCTGACCGGCTTCATGCGCGGCAATGGCCTCATCAACCAGTTCCTTGGCCTCTTCGGCATCGAGCCCCTGGTGATGATGCAGACCGATTTCGCCGTCTATGTCGGCCTCATCTATTCCTATCTGCCCTTCATGATCCTGCCGCTCTATACGACCCTGGTGAAGCTCGACGCCTCGCTGATCGAGGCTTCCGCCGACCTCGGCTCGCGCCCCTGGCAGACCTTCCTGTCGGTCACGCTGCCGCTCTCCTTCCCCGGCATTCTGGCCGGTTCGCTTCTGGTTTTCATTCCGGCCGTCGGCGAATTCGTCATTCCTGCGCTCCTGGGCGGTCCGGAGACCCTGATGATCGGCCGCGTGCTCTGGGACGAATTCTTCTCGGCCGCCAACTGGCCGCGCGCCGCAGCCGTCGCCGTTGCCATGCTGGCCGTGGTGGTGGTCCCGATCATGCTGCTGCAAAAGGCGCAGAACGCCGTGGTGGAGAAGTAA
- the potA gene encoding polyamine ABC transporter ATP-binding protein: MAKKPQIAADTRPWRDPAAKPFVRIRNVTKKFGDVSAVHDVSLDIYKSELFCLLGGSGSGKSTLLRMLAGFETPTSGTIEIDGQDMTQVAPYNRPVNMMFQSYALFPHMTVEQNVAYGLKRDGLPKPEITARVAELLTLVKLQDYGARKPHQLSGGQRQRVALARALAKRPKLLLLDEPLGALDKKLREETQFELVKIQETLGVTFIVVTHDQEEAMSLATRIGVMNQGEIAMIGEPTDIYEFPNSKFVASFIGSANMVEGVVTEDEPGHVRIHSPELGCDIYVGHGVDCAPDQILWWAIRPEKLMLSRDKPTSKNGANVTRGVVEDIGYLGDMSVYQVLLDSGKHLRVTQTNTMRGNPDSITWDEEVYVTWGDSSGSVLTV; this comes from the coding sequence ATGGCAAAGAAGCCCCAGATTGCCGCCGATACCCGCCCATGGCGTGACCCTGCCGCAAAGCCTTTCGTGCGCATCCGCAATGTCACCAAGAAATTCGGTGACGTTTCGGCCGTCCATGATGTCTCGCTCGATATCTACAAGTCCGAGCTCTTCTGCCTGCTCGGCGGCTCGGGTTCGGGCAAGTCGACGCTGCTGCGCATGCTCGCCGGCTTCGAGACCCCGACCTCGGGCACGATCGAGATCGACGGCCAGGACATGACCCAGGTCGCCCCCTACAATCGCCCCGTCAACATGATGTTCCAGTCCTATGCGCTCTTCCCGCATATGACCGTCGAGCAGAATGTCGCCTATGGCCTCAAGCGCGACGGCCTGCCCAAGCCGGAAATCACCGCCCGCGTCGCCGAGCTGCTGACCCTGGTCAAGCTGCAGGACTACGGCGCCCGCAAGCCGCACCAGCTCTCCGGCGGCCAGCGCCAGCGCGTCGCCCTTGCCCGCGCCCTCGCCAAGCGCCCGAAACTTCTCCTCCTCGACGAGCCGCTCGGCGCCCTCGACAAGAAGCTGCGCGAGGAAACCCAGTTCGAACTGGTCAAGATCCAGGAAACCCTGGGCGTCACCTTCATCGTCGTGACCCACGATCAGGAAGAGGCCATGTCGCTGGCCACGCGCATCGGCGTGATGAACCAGGGCGAGATCGCCATGATCGGCGAACCTACCGACATCTATGAATTCCCCAATTCCAAATTCGTCGCCAGCTTCATCGGCTCGGCCAATATGGTGGAAGGCGTGGTCACCGAGGACGAGCCGGGCCATGTCCGCATCCATTCTCCCGAACTGGGTTGCGATATCTATGTCGGCCACGGCGTCGATTGCGCCCCCGACCAGATCCTGTGGTGGGCCATTCGCCCGGAAAAACTCATGCTGAGCCGCGACAAGCCCACCAGCAAGAATGGCGCCAATGTCACGAGGGGCGTCGTGGAAGACATCGGCTACCTCGGCGACATGAGCGTCTATCAGGTGCTGCTCGACAGCGGCAAACACCTGCGCGTCACCCAGACCAACACCATGCGCGGCAATCCAGATTCCATCACCTGGGACGAAGAGGTCTATGTCACCTGGGGCGACAGCTCGGGCTCGGTGCTGACAGTATGA